One stretch of Rhea pennata isolate bPtePen1 chromosome 23, bPtePen1.pri, whole genome shotgun sequence DNA includes these proteins:
- the NHSL3 gene encoding uncharacterized protein KIAA1522 homolog isoform X1, producing MWRLPSSPHSCGGEQLVCMAGGGGGFPPGQQLPWGQEAGVRETCGSLPVPALDPGRIDPSGCVWGGRQGPRGCLALGSIRAGGEESSGFPPPGKEARGEGAAGAVPRCRRAASPLGSLPLRRLSLPQPRPRPRRRQRLRSAEHPPGGRPERSRPGPWDRSLSPGSMVVFLGRNLSSLLAFFKKKGAAKPDTDKRLSAQYAAADECPDNVFFPSTPRPPHLEELHSQAQAGLKSLQHQEKQKHTKSAWDHGDTNSLQSGASSEDDGVSFRSRAASCATDSTSEDALSIRSEMIQRKGSTFRPHDSFPKSSERAGKKRKERRTTVLGIPQHVQKELGLRNSREPKGHPANGQAQAGHGGSRVSQPLLNGGQVSGDSIRIPTIDGKLQPPAAPEGARVSLGALEEADTALQKHIDRVYYDDTLLGRKTAAKLSPMARPKSLAVPGMTTNASPPELLSPVLSISPQGTYMSKIIPNAILPPMVDVVALTRSSVRTLSRCSLVSSPASVRSFARFSERSARSREPSSSSDNWSHSQSTETIVSNSSTISSQGGSDRQQAEAGARGGAEAGGHADADRLSASGSAARGSPAAGPGGSGRASPACSAGSRAEGSDTASLASERSSARSVSLRKMKKPPAPPRRTYSLHQRAEGEPAALGLPPRCERRPPRDSGAPGSPRPAPLGPPADDEVFSPGDAGRPEASRGGPGAAAPREPPAQPGWSCPDGSDRTMSPSSGYSSQSGTPTLPAKALGAQPQKPERVCSLQSPALSGSSSLTSISSSASDPAPAETPPCPQSRSDRFVIPPHPKVPAPFSPPPTKPRLPAGPLAASPDPPAPGQQLPTPAKPGGKSPPPSPPPAYHPPPPPAKKAEASPEPACEAPADAAWPPPPPPAPEEQDLSMADFPPPDEAYFSSLPLPEPQPAAPRSEAPQQPPAAQKRAPSPGHGSAPAPSFSAIVSSRIQQQGPPGGTVPPAPPAEPAPAAPPGKAAGPAVPPAPPLPPPAAPAPPAQNGLKKAANGSRAEAKKEAASRAKSGPVPKEDASLPIVTPSLLQMVRLRSVSVEPPAAAGPGPQERPAQPVPQKPVRRSLSTRQPSPPKDAVPSSRLHDAVHGKAAGAAAELASSRPPETPPGSKAAPPGPAAAGPEGAPGDGRVSPLHKSPASTASFIFAKSAKKLVLEPPSSPEAQADLKRNLVAELMNFSGQRSAAPAPQGSGKAQAPRKPSKIPPPVAKKPSLGPGPLPSPLSPKVPGTEALGSALPAGKAKALTAEETGTRSEAAGNAAPAAEGGPAAVETPAQSLPARDGRGETA from the exons ATGTGGCGTCTTCCCAGTTCGCCACATAGCTGCGGAGGAGAGCAACTGGTTTGcatggctgggggggggggtggattCCCACCCGGACAGCAGCTTCCCTGGGGGCAAGAGGCAGGAGTCCGGGAAACCTGCGGGTCTCTGCCGGTCCCAGCCTTGGATCCAGGCAGGATCGATCCCTCTGGCTGCGTGTGGGGCGGGAGACAGGGGCCCCGGGGGTGCCTGGCCCTCGGGAGCATCCGtgcgggaggggaggagagctCCGGCTTTCCTCCTCCCGGGAAGGAGGCgcgtggggagggggcggccggggccgtCCCCCGGTGCCGCCGCGCAGCCTCCCCCCTCGGCTCCCTCCCGCTCCGCCGGCTCAGCCTTCCCCAGCCTCGGccacggccgcgccgccggcagcggctCCGCTCGGCCGAGCATCCTCCCGGCGGCCGGCCGGAgcggagccgccccggcccTTGGGACCGGAGCCTTTCCCCGGGCAGCATGGTGGTTTTCCTGGGCAGGAACCTCTCCTCGCTCCTGGCCTTCTTCAAGAAGAAGG GCGCTGCCAAGCCCGACACCGACAAGCGGCTGAGCGCGCAGTATGCGGCGGCGGACGAATGCCCCGACAACGTCTTCTTCCCCAGCACGCCGCGGCCCCCGCACCTGGAGGAGCTGCACAGCCAGGCGCAGGCGGGGCTCAAATCCCTCCAGCACCAGG aaaagcagaaacatacCAAAAGTGCCTGGGACCACGGAGACACCAACAGCCTGCAG TCCGGCGCATCCTCGGAGGATGACGGTGTCTCCTTCCGGAGCCGGGCGGCCTCTTGCGCCACGGACAGCACCTCCGAGGACGCCCTGTCCATCCGCTCCGAGATGATCCAGCGGAAAG GTTCCACCTTCCGGCCCCACGATTCCTTCCCCAAATCCTCGGAGAGGGCTGgcaagaagaggaaggagaggaggacaACGGTGCTGGGCATCCCCCAGCACGTCCAGAAGGAGCTGG gTCTCAGGAACAGCCGGGAGCCCAAGGGACATCCTGCTAACGGCCAAGCGCAGGCCGGGCACGGGGGCAGCCGGGTGTCGCAGCCCTTGCTGAACGGCGGCCAGGTCTCCGGTGACTCCATCCGCATCCCCACCATCGACGGGAAGCTGCAGCCGCCGGCTGCCCCCGAGGGAGCCCGCGTCTCCCTGGGAGCCTTGGAGGAGGCGGACACGGCCCTGCAGAAGCACATCGACCGGGTTTACTACGACGACACGTTGCTGGGCAGGAAGACGGCGGCCAAGCTGTCGCCCATGGCGAGGCCCAAGTCGCTGGCCGTGCCGGGCATGACCACCAACGCCAGCCCCCCGGAACTGCTGAGCCCCGTCCTGTCCATCTCGCCCCAGGGCACCTACATGTCCAAGATCATCCCCAACGCCATCCTGCCGCCCATGGTGGACGTGGTGGCCCTGACGCGGAGCAGCGTGCGGACGCTGAGCCGCTGCAGCCTGGTGTCCAGCCCGGCCTCGGTGCGCTCCTTCGCCCGCTTCTCGGAGCGCAGCGCCCGCAGCCGCGAGCCCTCCTCCTCCAGCGACAACTGGAGCCACTCGCAGTCCACGGAGACCATCGTCTCCAACAGCTCCACCATCTCCTCGCAGGGCGGCTCCGACCGCCAGCAGGCCGaggcgggcgcccgcggcggggccgaggcggggGGCCACGCCGACGCCGACCGGCTCAGCGCCTCCGGCTCCGCGGCTCGCGGCTCGCCCGCGGCGGGacccggcggcagcggccgcgcgTCGCCCGCCTGCAGCGCCGGCAGCCGGGCCGAGGGCTCGGACACCGCCAGCCTGGCGAGCGAGCGCTCCTCCGCCCGCAGCGTCTCCCTCAGGAAGATGAAGAAGCCCCCGGCTCCCCCTCGCCGGACCTACTCGCTGCACCAGAGAGCGGAGGGGGAGCccgcggcgctggggctgccccccAGATGCgagcggcggcccccgcgggacAGCGGCGCGCCGGGgtccccgcgcccggcgcccctCGGCCCGCCGGCCGACGACGAGGTCTTCTCGCCGGGCGACGCCGGGCGCCCCGAGGCCtcgcggggcggcccgggggctgcggcgccgaGGGagcccccggcccagcccgggtGGAGCTGCCCCGACGGCTCCGACCGCACCATGTCCCCCTCCAGCGGCTACTCCAGCCAGAGCGGGACGCCCACGCTGCCGGCCAAGGCGCTGGGCGCCCAGCCCCAGAAGCCGGAGCGGGTCTGCTCCCTGCAGTCGCCCGCGCTCTCCGGCTCGTCCTCCctcacctccatctcctcctcGGCCTCGGACCCGGCGCCCGCCGAGACGCCGCCCTGCCCGCAGAGCCGCTCCGACCGCTTCGTCATCCCGCCGCACCCCAAGGTCCCGGCTCCCTTCTCCCCGCCGCCCACCAAGCCCCGGCTGCCCGCCGGCCCCCTCGCCGCCTCCCCGgacccgccggcgcccggccaGCAGCTCCCGACGCCGGCCAAGCCCGGCGGCAAGTCCCCGCCGCCGTCTCCGCCGCCTGCCTACCAcccgcctccgccgccggccAAGAAGGCCGAGGCGAGCCCCGAGCCGGCGTGCGAGGCCCCCGCGGACGCCGCgtggcccccgccgccgccgccggctcccgaGGAGCAGGACTTGTCCATGGCAGACTTCCCCCCTCCGGATGAGGCTTATTTCTCCAGCTTGCCGCTGCCGGAGCCCCAGCCGGCCGCTCCCCGCAGCGAGGCCCCGCAGCAACCGCCGGCCGCGCAGAAGCGGGCGCCGAGCCCGGGGCACGGCTCGGCGCCGGCTCCGTCTTTCTCGGCCATCGTCTCCTCCCGGATCCAGCAGCAGGGCCCGCCGGGCGGGACGGTGCCGCCGGCTCCCCCCGCGGagccggctcccgccgcgccgcccgggaAAGCCGCGGGCCCGGCCGTGCCCCCCGCTCCGCCtctgccgccgcccgcggctccggctccgccGGCCCAAAACGGCCTCAAGAAGGCGGCGAACGGCTCCCGGGCGGAGGCCAAGAAGGAGGCGGCGTCTCGGGCCAAGAGCGGCCCCGTGCCCAAGGAGGACGCCAGCCTGCCCATCGTCACGCCCTCGCTGCTGCAGATGGTGCGGCTGCGCTCCGTGAGCGtggagccgccggccgcggcgggccccgGCCCGCAGGAGCGGCCGGCCCAGCCGGTGCCGCAGAAGCCCGTCCGCCGGTCCCTGTCCACGCGgcagccctctcctcccaaAGACGCGGTGCCTTCCAGCCGGCTCCACGACGCCGTGCACGGCaaggccgccggcgccgccgcggagctGGCGTCTTCCAGGCCGCCCGAGACGCCCCCGGGCAGCAAGGCGGCtccgccggggcccgcggctGCCGGCCCCGAGGGGGCCCCCGGGGACGGCCGGGTCTCCCCGCTGCACAAGTCGCCAGCCTCCACCGCCAGCTTCATCTTTGCCAAGAGCGCCAAGAAGCTGGTGCTAGAGCCGCCGTCGTCGCCCGAGGCGCAGGCCGACCTGAAGAGGAACCTGGTTGCCGAGCTGATGAATTTCTCCGGGCAGCGCTCGGCAGCTCCCGCCCCGCAGGGCTCCGGCAAGGCGCAGGCACCCCGGAAGCCCAGCAAGATCCCCCCTCCTGTAGCCAAAAAGCCTTCGCTCGGCCCGGGGCCACTTCCGTCGCCCCTGAGCCCCAAGGTGCCGGGGACGGAGGCGCTGGGCTCGGCCTTGCCGGCCGGGAAGGCGAAGGCGCTCACGGCAGAAGAGACCGGGACTCGGAGCGAGGCGGCTGGGAACGCGGCCCCTGCAGCCGAGGGCGGCCCCGCTGCGGTGGAGACGCCGGCGCAGAGCCTCCCTGCGCGAG
- the SYNC gene encoding syncoilin, with product MAAPEPPPEPPVGEAGASLAPEGAAADSPLEPGASRGPPGPAAGATAAPADVGGPDASRGLRAALTAPSLKPHVPGSLLEGDAAGAGTPLELDADGAEIPWELHAGGAGIPLDVDVDGAGIPWEVHAEGAGIPWEVHAAGAGIPLDADADGAGVPLEVDADGAGTPLAAEGSEHRCFTLEELGDYFQKCIEAVEQLEKERDSLIRELALLREPALQEIRQAHEEILAAYRLLAKVELERDNLKDEIRQIKQKLFKVTKECVACQYQLESRRHDLGQFAAYRGELESRAGQLSEELARLRESCEKEKEEVRQQLETPPNRRDNHYLQESRRLSVAFESFVAESRRGLEEHYEPQLLRLLERREASAKALQEVQGEMQGMKEALRPLQGEVSRLRLQNRSLEEQIVLAKQKRDEEVRQYREQVEELEDRLKELKNGVQLQQRKNQELEELRTSLHQELSIYKLLVQTCHGRIFPTTRRGCLEIYGHLCKSEEKADQDY from the exons ATGGCAGCGCCGGAGCccccgccggagccgcccgTGGGCGAGGCGGGAGCGTCGCTGGCCCCGGAGGGAGCCGCCGCGGACTCGCCGCTGGAGCCGGGCGCTTcgcgcggccccccgggccccgcggcgggggcgacGGCTGCTCCCGCGGACGTGGGCGGCCCGGATGCcagccgggggctgcgggcagctCTCACAGCCCCTTCCTTGAAGCCGCACGTGCCGGGGAGCTTGCTGGAGGGGGATGCAGCCGGGGCAGGGACCCCGCTGGAGCTGGATGCAGATGGAGCCGAGATCCCGTGGGAACTGCACGCAGGTGGAGCAGGGATCCCCCTGGACGTGGACGTAGACGGGGCAGGGATCCCGTGGGAAGTGCACGCAGAAGGGGCAGGGATCCCGTGGGAAGTGCACGCAGCCGGGGCAGGGATCCCGCTGGATGCAGATGCAGACGGGGCAGGGGTCCCACTGGAAGTGGACGCAGACGGGGCTGGGACCCCGCTGGCCGCCGAGGGCTCGGAGCACCGGTGCTTCACCCTCGAAGAGCTGGGCGACTACTTCCAAAAGTGCATCGAAGCCGTagagcagctggagaaggagcGGGACAGCCTGATCCGGGAGCTGGCGCTGCTGCGGGAGCCGGCCCTGCAGGAGATCCGGCAGGCCCACGAGGAGATCCTGGCCGCCTACAGGCTGCTGGCCAAGGTGGAGCTGGAGCGGGACAACCTGAAGGACGAGATCCGGCAAATCAAGCAGAAGCTGTTCAAGGTGACGAAGGAGTGCGTGGCTTGCCAGtaccagctggaaagcaggcGGCACGACCTGGGCCAGTTCGCTGCCTACCGCGGCGAGCTGGAGTCCCGGGCCGGGCAGCTCTCGGAGGAGCTGGCGCGGCTCCGGGAGAGCTGcgagaaggagaaggaggaggtgaggcagcagctggagacaCCGCCGAACCGGCGGGACAACCACTACCTGCAGGAGAGCCGCCGGCTGTCGGTGGCGTTCGAGAGCTTCGTGGCGGAGAGCCGCCGGGGGCTGGAGGAGCACTACGAGCCGCagctgctgcggctgctggaGCGGCGCGAGGCCAGCGCCAAGGCGCTGCAGGAGGTGCAGGGGGAGATGCAGGGCATGAAGGAGGCCCTGCGGCCCTTGCAGGGGGAGGTCAGCCGCCTGCGGCTGCAGAACAGGAGCCTCGAGGAGCAGATCGTGCTCGCCAAGCAGAAGCGGGACGAAGAAGTCAGGCAGTACCGG GAACAAGTTGAGGAGCTGGAAGACAGGTTGAAAGAGCTGAAGAACGGCGTCCAGCTTCAGCAGCGCAAGAATCAAGAGCTGGAAGAGCTGAGGACCAGCCTCCACCAGGAGCTCTCCATTTACAA GTTGCTCGTGCAAACATGCCATGGAAGGATATTCCCTACCACGAGGAg GGGCTGCTTAGAAATCTATGGACACCTTTgcaaatcagaagaaaaagcagaccAAGACTATTAG
- the NHSL3 gene encoding uncharacterized protein KIAA1522 homolog isoform X2 encodes MGNAHRKRSRGAGKAGSSWLFGRAGRLRAGAAKPDTDKRLSAQYAAADECPDNVFFPSTPRPPHLEELHSQAQAGLKSLQHQEKQKHTKSAWDHGDTNSLQSGASSEDDGVSFRSRAASCATDSTSEDALSIRSEMIQRKGSTFRPHDSFPKSSERAGKKRKERRTTVLGIPQHVQKELGLRNSREPKGHPANGQAQAGHGGSRVSQPLLNGGQVSGDSIRIPTIDGKLQPPAAPEGARVSLGALEEADTALQKHIDRVYYDDTLLGRKTAAKLSPMARPKSLAVPGMTTNASPPELLSPVLSISPQGTYMSKIIPNAILPPMVDVVALTRSSVRTLSRCSLVSSPASVRSFARFSERSARSREPSSSSDNWSHSQSTETIVSNSSTISSQGGSDRQQAEAGARGGAEAGGHADADRLSASGSAARGSPAAGPGGSGRASPACSAGSRAEGSDTASLASERSSARSVSLRKMKKPPAPPRRTYSLHQRAEGEPAALGLPPRCERRPPRDSGAPGSPRPAPLGPPADDEVFSPGDAGRPEASRGGPGAAAPREPPAQPGWSCPDGSDRTMSPSSGYSSQSGTPTLPAKALGAQPQKPERVCSLQSPALSGSSSLTSISSSASDPAPAETPPCPQSRSDRFVIPPHPKVPAPFSPPPTKPRLPAGPLAASPDPPAPGQQLPTPAKPGGKSPPPSPPPAYHPPPPPAKKAEASPEPACEAPADAAWPPPPPPAPEEQDLSMADFPPPDEAYFSSLPLPEPQPAAPRSEAPQQPPAAQKRAPSPGHGSAPAPSFSAIVSSRIQQQGPPGGTVPPAPPAEPAPAAPPGKAAGPAVPPAPPLPPPAAPAPPAQNGLKKAANGSRAEAKKEAASRAKSGPVPKEDASLPIVTPSLLQMVRLRSVSVEPPAAAGPGPQERPAQPVPQKPVRRSLSTRQPSPPKDAVPSSRLHDAVHGKAAGAAAELASSRPPETPPGSKAAPPGPAAAGPEGAPGDGRVSPLHKSPASTASFIFAKSAKKLVLEPPSSPEAQADLKRNLVAELMNFSGQRSAAPAPQGSGKAQAPRKPSKIPPPVAKKPSLGPGPLPSPLSPKVPGTEALGSALPAGKAKALTAEETGTRSEAAGNAAPAAEGGPAAVETPAQSLPARDGRGETA; translated from the exons ATGGGCAACGCGCACCGCAAgaggagccgcggcgccggcaaGGCCGGCTCCTCCTGGCTCTTCGGCCGTGCCGGGAGGCTCCGGGCCG GCGCTGCCAAGCCCGACACCGACAAGCGGCTGAGCGCGCAGTATGCGGCGGCGGACGAATGCCCCGACAACGTCTTCTTCCCCAGCACGCCGCGGCCCCCGCACCTGGAGGAGCTGCACAGCCAGGCGCAGGCGGGGCTCAAATCCCTCCAGCACCAGG aaaagcagaaacatacCAAAAGTGCCTGGGACCACGGAGACACCAACAGCCTGCAG TCCGGCGCATCCTCGGAGGATGACGGTGTCTCCTTCCGGAGCCGGGCGGCCTCTTGCGCCACGGACAGCACCTCCGAGGACGCCCTGTCCATCCGCTCCGAGATGATCCAGCGGAAAG GTTCCACCTTCCGGCCCCACGATTCCTTCCCCAAATCCTCGGAGAGGGCTGgcaagaagaggaaggagaggaggacaACGGTGCTGGGCATCCCCCAGCACGTCCAGAAGGAGCTGG gTCTCAGGAACAGCCGGGAGCCCAAGGGACATCCTGCTAACGGCCAAGCGCAGGCCGGGCACGGGGGCAGCCGGGTGTCGCAGCCCTTGCTGAACGGCGGCCAGGTCTCCGGTGACTCCATCCGCATCCCCACCATCGACGGGAAGCTGCAGCCGCCGGCTGCCCCCGAGGGAGCCCGCGTCTCCCTGGGAGCCTTGGAGGAGGCGGACACGGCCCTGCAGAAGCACATCGACCGGGTTTACTACGACGACACGTTGCTGGGCAGGAAGACGGCGGCCAAGCTGTCGCCCATGGCGAGGCCCAAGTCGCTGGCCGTGCCGGGCATGACCACCAACGCCAGCCCCCCGGAACTGCTGAGCCCCGTCCTGTCCATCTCGCCCCAGGGCACCTACATGTCCAAGATCATCCCCAACGCCATCCTGCCGCCCATGGTGGACGTGGTGGCCCTGACGCGGAGCAGCGTGCGGACGCTGAGCCGCTGCAGCCTGGTGTCCAGCCCGGCCTCGGTGCGCTCCTTCGCCCGCTTCTCGGAGCGCAGCGCCCGCAGCCGCGAGCCCTCCTCCTCCAGCGACAACTGGAGCCACTCGCAGTCCACGGAGACCATCGTCTCCAACAGCTCCACCATCTCCTCGCAGGGCGGCTCCGACCGCCAGCAGGCCGaggcgggcgcccgcggcggggccgaggcggggGGCCACGCCGACGCCGACCGGCTCAGCGCCTCCGGCTCCGCGGCTCGCGGCTCGCCCGCGGCGGGacccggcggcagcggccgcgcgTCGCCCGCCTGCAGCGCCGGCAGCCGGGCCGAGGGCTCGGACACCGCCAGCCTGGCGAGCGAGCGCTCCTCCGCCCGCAGCGTCTCCCTCAGGAAGATGAAGAAGCCCCCGGCTCCCCCTCGCCGGACCTACTCGCTGCACCAGAGAGCGGAGGGGGAGCccgcggcgctggggctgccccccAGATGCgagcggcggcccccgcgggacAGCGGCGCGCCGGGgtccccgcgcccggcgcccctCGGCCCGCCGGCCGACGACGAGGTCTTCTCGCCGGGCGACGCCGGGCGCCCCGAGGCCtcgcggggcggcccgggggctgcggcgccgaGGGagcccccggcccagcccgggtGGAGCTGCCCCGACGGCTCCGACCGCACCATGTCCCCCTCCAGCGGCTACTCCAGCCAGAGCGGGACGCCCACGCTGCCGGCCAAGGCGCTGGGCGCCCAGCCCCAGAAGCCGGAGCGGGTCTGCTCCCTGCAGTCGCCCGCGCTCTCCGGCTCGTCCTCCctcacctccatctcctcctcGGCCTCGGACCCGGCGCCCGCCGAGACGCCGCCCTGCCCGCAGAGCCGCTCCGACCGCTTCGTCATCCCGCCGCACCCCAAGGTCCCGGCTCCCTTCTCCCCGCCGCCCACCAAGCCCCGGCTGCCCGCCGGCCCCCTCGCCGCCTCCCCGgacccgccggcgcccggccaGCAGCTCCCGACGCCGGCCAAGCCCGGCGGCAAGTCCCCGCCGCCGTCTCCGCCGCCTGCCTACCAcccgcctccgccgccggccAAGAAGGCCGAGGCGAGCCCCGAGCCGGCGTGCGAGGCCCCCGCGGACGCCGCgtggcccccgccgccgccgccggctcccgaGGAGCAGGACTTGTCCATGGCAGACTTCCCCCCTCCGGATGAGGCTTATTTCTCCAGCTTGCCGCTGCCGGAGCCCCAGCCGGCCGCTCCCCGCAGCGAGGCCCCGCAGCAACCGCCGGCCGCGCAGAAGCGGGCGCCGAGCCCGGGGCACGGCTCGGCGCCGGCTCCGTCTTTCTCGGCCATCGTCTCCTCCCGGATCCAGCAGCAGGGCCCGCCGGGCGGGACGGTGCCGCCGGCTCCCCCCGCGGagccggctcccgccgcgccgcccgggaAAGCCGCGGGCCCGGCCGTGCCCCCCGCTCCGCCtctgccgccgcccgcggctccggctccgccGGCCCAAAACGGCCTCAAGAAGGCGGCGAACGGCTCCCGGGCGGAGGCCAAGAAGGAGGCGGCGTCTCGGGCCAAGAGCGGCCCCGTGCCCAAGGAGGACGCCAGCCTGCCCATCGTCACGCCCTCGCTGCTGCAGATGGTGCGGCTGCGCTCCGTGAGCGtggagccgccggccgcggcgggccccgGCCCGCAGGAGCGGCCGGCCCAGCCGGTGCCGCAGAAGCCCGTCCGCCGGTCCCTGTCCACGCGgcagccctctcctcccaaAGACGCGGTGCCTTCCAGCCGGCTCCACGACGCCGTGCACGGCaaggccgccggcgccgccgcggagctGGCGTCTTCCAGGCCGCCCGAGACGCCCCCGGGCAGCAAGGCGGCtccgccggggcccgcggctGCCGGCCCCGAGGGGGCCCCCGGGGACGGCCGGGTCTCCCCGCTGCACAAGTCGCCAGCCTCCACCGCCAGCTTCATCTTTGCCAAGAGCGCCAAGAAGCTGGTGCTAGAGCCGCCGTCGTCGCCCGAGGCGCAGGCCGACCTGAAGAGGAACCTGGTTGCCGAGCTGATGAATTTCTCCGGGCAGCGCTCGGCAGCTCCCGCCCCGCAGGGCTCCGGCAAGGCGCAGGCACCCCGGAAGCCCAGCAAGATCCCCCCTCCTGTAGCCAAAAAGCCTTCGCTCGGCCCGGGGCCACTTCCGTCGCCCCTGAGCCCCAAGGTGCCGGGGACGGAGGCGCTGGGCTCGGCCTTGCCGGCCGGGAAGGCGAAGGCGCTCACGGCAGAAGAGACCGGGACTCGGAGCGAGGCGGCTGGGAACGCGGCCCCTGCAGCCGAGGGCGGCCCCGCTGCGGTGGAGACGCCGGCGCAGAGCCTCCCTGCGCGAG